The sequence TGCGTTAATCGTCTTGCCCTTATCCAATAATTCCAAAACCTTTTTTTTTAATAAAATGAAATCCTTAAAATCCTTATAAATATTTTCTGAATTATCTTTATCTACTTCCTTTAAAATAATTCCATGTTCAGGGAAACCGATATGTTCCGTAAACTCTGCTAAATCATTTAAATTTTCAACTTTTTGATGATTGAAATTGGTCTTCTCAGTAAAATGGCGCCCTATAATTTCGAAGTTATTTTCTAAATCTATAAAAACTACCAACTCCTCGTTTCCAGTAATAAATGGACTCTCTGGATGTGGCCCGAAAGAACCTTCACTCGCTATCGCCAACGTTTCTTTGCAGTCTAAAAGTGCCGCGAAAGCTTTTGCGCGAGCGGTTTCCAAGGGGCTTTTAACGCGTTTAATTTCGCCACTAAAAGTGCCAAATTGATCCGTGTTAAATCCCTTCGGTACTATACATTTCATTGTGAATTCAGCTTCTAGCAAGGGTGCAATTACTTTTTCCTTAGAATGCATAGTGGCTATTACCACTCGCCTATTTTTAAAAATTTGAAAACCCCTATATTTTTTCATTCAAAAAATGATTATTTTAAACCGCAGTCGCAACTTCAACTTTATTTAAAACCTCGTCCTTTTTAGTGTTCACGTCAAAAGATAGTACAGGATTCCATATCATTCCTTTTGAATATCTTTTGATACGGTTACAATCCTTTGGATCCATTACCATTAAATAAATCCATTCATTGTTCATTAAACTTTTCAAATTTTCATTCTTATTTAAAATATTTTCAATATTCTCAATCGGCGCTTGTATAATCACTGATAATCGCAATGGTTGATGGTACATTTCAGTATCGCTTTGTTTTACGGATTCTAACGGAAGACCTGTTTTTAAATCACCACCGTTACCTTGAACCACTCCATATTTCCCGGTTATATTATGCGTTATTTTTGAACCACCCCCAAAAGTTTCATTATCAACAGTTGAAAAGTAATAGTGACTGTTAATCCATTGAGTAACCACCATCGGGCCTTGCATTATTGCTTCCAGCGCGGCGCCTTCTAAATCTTGCTCCCAATTATAGGAATGTAAAAAATAACGACCATCGAGGTTTAGATTTTTCGTCAATGAACGTGGTGCGATAAGAAAACTTGAATTTTTGGCAAGTCCCCATTCTGGTCTGGTTTCAGACCAATTATTTGCGTTGCGCTGTGCCTGCGATATACTTTTTTTGGTGTTATTAAGACGTTCTGCTGTAGCATTTTCTTGTGCTTTGGCGAGGTTAGCCTTTATCTTTTGCAATGCTTTATTCTGAATGTTTGGAATGTCGGCATCAAAGATTACAATTTCATCCGTTGTTGTGTTGTGCTCGGCTCCAATAAAAACGGTGTCCGGTGGAATTTCAATTGCATATTTCTCCATTAAGGTTTTACGCACATCTTCCAAATTGGCCAATTTGGCAAACATTCTCGCATTGTGTCTTCCTGGACTCGCGGCACACGCGCCACAATCTAAACTGGAACCAAAAGGATTGTTTGCAGTATGGCTTCCGTGGCCTACAAAAAGTACTACCGGTGCAAAGGTTTTCCATCCTGTAAGGTCAAACGCTCCTTTTACTATTGCAACTTTTTCATCCAATGGAATATCAAGATGTTCGTGGTTTTCTTCGGAACACTTGTTTATTTTTGGTTGGTATATTCCTTCGTAATCGGTTGCTTTCAAATTAATTTTTCGGTAATTATAGCCTGAAAATAATGTTCTACCAACTAACGAAAAACCGTAAAAAATACCAGAACCTTCCACATAACCAAAAGCTGATGGAAGCATATTCTTTAGCCTTCGAAAGAAATATTCGTTAAAATTTTTCATTTGAATTTTTTTGGCAAATTTTTCAGCTTGTTCAGTTTTGCTTTTCTGTGGAATTTCTGAAACAATATAAGCCGATCCTAAAATTGGCGGACACGATTTGCGAACAAGACCGTCATTTTCGTTTTTATAATCCATCGCAATTCCGAAGAAACCTGCATAACCGAAGGTTTCGTAGTTACCCACGTTTTCAATATGCCTTCTCATCGATTCCGAACGGGTGTCGATGCAAAGTGCGAATTGTGCATCGGGAATTTGTTTGTTGGAAATTTTAGATTTTAATTTAATGTTGTTTTTTTCTAACGTATTCGCCATTTGTTTCTGCCAACTAGCTTCCCAAGCTTTTAACCAAAGAAGACGAAGCGCTACGGTTTTTAATTGTTCTCTAGAAGAAGTATTATTCGGAAGAAACGCTACCCCTAATTGTTTCGCAATAAAAAGTCTTACGGCCAAGTAGTCCAGCAAGGTTATTGGATATTCTTTATGCCAAGCCGTATGGTTTTCATTTCTGTGCTTTATATAGCCCGTCCAACCCGGAAGTGCTGCCAAATGATGTTTGAATATTGCTAGATTTTCCTCTTGTGAACAATCTTTCAGCAAACTTTCAAGTGCTTCAGCCGCTGTTGACGGTATTTCGTTAGTATTTCGAACTTTTATTTCAGAATCATATTTTGCCAATTTTCTCCAGGAATTATAGAATCCATCGCTTTTATTCGGCATTTCCCACTCCGCCAATCCTTCGTCCATGAAGGCAGCGAGCCATTTTGAAACAATTCGATCGAGATTTGAATCGTGGTTTCTTTTAGCAGTAACTGTTTCAATCTCCATTTGCTTTAAGGATTCCGAAGGCGTAATTTCAAATCCGTTTTCTTTCAGCAAATTGGCTACCTCGCTTTCTTGAATTTCATTGTTTTGCAAAGCTTGACGATACAAAGAAACTTCTGGAAAAGATCTTGCTCCAAAAAGAGTTTCTGCTTGGTTTACTGCTTCAGAAAAATGATTCTTTTCAAACCCAACCAACGGATTGGAAGTTACAAAAGAATAAAGTGGCCATGTGATTCCTACAATTTCTGAAGCTTCATTAAGACTTTGCTGCAATTTTGAATTAATCATAAAGATTTTTTATTTGAAGTTAAAATAGATTTTTTATAAGGTTGTGAGTCATTCAACAGTTTTGCATAAAGCCAAGGCCATCTTCTGTAAATACCCAGTTTCATTATGAAGAAACCGATTAGAAAAATGATTCCAAATATTATATGTGTGGCAGAAATTGGCAAAGCTGCATCGACCATCGGCATAGTTCCCATTAAAAATGTCACCGCATTGTAGAGTAATGCATAGAGAATTATACCCACTGTAAAAAGTAATATTGGATAAATTATTTTTTGAAAAGAATTGAAAATTTCCTGTTTCACAATATTATAGGTTACTTGTCCAACGGTTATTGCAACAATGAGGGTTAAGATAATTCCACTGTCCATAGAAGTGCTTTTTCCCGTGAGATAAGAAAAAAGCACCGCACCAATAGCTCCAAAGATTAGAACTACCAAGGCCTGTACTGGTGTGATTACTATTTTATATGGCTTAACGGGATTGGTGT comes from Aequorivita sublithincola DSM 14238 and encodes:
- a CDS encoding DUF6671 family protein is translated as MKKYRGFQIFKNRRVVIATMHSKEKVIAPLLEAEFTMKCIVPKGFNTDQFGTFSGEIKRVKSPLETARAKAFAALLDCKETLAIASEGSFGPHPESPFITGNEELVVFIDLENNFEIIGRHFTEKTNFNHQKVENLNDLAEFTEHIGFPEHGIILKEVDKDNSENIYKDFKDFILLKKKVLELLDKGKTINAETDMRAMNNSTRMLAIGLATKNLLDTINSLCPECNAPGFSIIQALRGLRCQLCNLPTKGVKTYVYSCQKCNFSCERNKLGTHFQDPTFCDYCNP
- a CDS encoding DUF2309 domain-containing protein, which codes for MINSKLQQSLNEASEIVGITWPLYSFVTSNPLVGFEKNHFSEAVNQAETLFGARSFPEVSLYRQALQNNEIQESEVANLLKENGFEITPSESLKQMEIETVTAKRNHDSNLDRIVSKWLAAFMDEGLAEWEMPNKSDGFYNSWRKLAKYDSEIKVRNTNEIPSTAAEALESLLKDCSQEENLAIFKHHLAALPGWTGYIKHRNENHTAWHKEYPITLLDYLAVRLFIAKQLGVAFLPNNTSSREQLKTVALRLLWLKAWEASWQKQMANTLEKNNIKLKSKISNKQIPDAQFALCIDTRSESMRRHIENVGNYETFGYAGFFGIAMDYKNENDGLVRKSCPPILGSAYIVSEIPQKSKTEQAEKFAKKIQMKNFNEYFFRRLKNMLPSAFGYVEGSGIFYGFSLVGRTLFSGYNYRKINLKATDYEGIYQPKINKCSEENHEHLDIPLDEKVAIVKGAFDLTGWKTFAPVVLFVGHGSHTANNPFGSSLDCGACAASPGRHNARMFAKLANLEDVRKTLMEKYAIEIPPDTVFIGAEHNTTTDEIVIFDADIPNIQNKALQKIKANLAKAQENATAERLNNTKKSISQAQRNANNWSETRPEWGLAKNSSFLIAPRSLTKNLNLDGRYFLHSYNWEQDLEGAALEAIMQGPMVVTQWINSHYYFSTVDNETFGGGSKITHNITGKYGVVQGNGGDLKTGLPLESVKQSDTEMYHQPLRLSVIIQAPIENIENILNKNENLKSLMNNEWIYLMVMDPKDCNRIKRYSKGMIWNPVLSFDVNTKKDEVLNKVEVATAV